The region GCAAATGATTTTGAGGAGCTAATAAAAAGCACTATTGAAGTATAGTTTGTGAGCTAAAGTCCTCAAATTTTAAGATGTACTTATTGCAAAATTTTGCTAAGTTATTTATCGACTTTGAAGTTATGTCATCCTTTGGAATGATAAGGTGGATTTTTTCAGATAAAAATACTATGAAAATATTTTTTAGTTCATAAATTTCACTCACCTTATCTAAACTAAATTTTTCGTTTTCTTTTGGCTCGTTTTCATAATAAGCTATAAAATCTTCATTTACCTCAAAAACCATCTGTTTTTCTAGGTCCGAAACTTCAATTTTTTTTAAAGCAGCAATTCGAGTTTTTTTTAAAAAAATTGGATAAAAAATGATCCAAAATATGCCAAAAATAACTCCAATAATTGTAAAAATTTTACTTTTTAATAGCATATCTACAACGAAGCCAGCTATGATAGCTTCAGTAAAAATCATAAATGTATTTATGAAATATTGCTTTCTTGCTGCTTTTGAAAAAAATAAAATAAATGATTTATAATCTATTAAATTTTGGCCATTTATGACGATATTACATTTCATGATACACCTTTGCTTGTTTGCTTTTTTCAAGGATTATAGCTAAAAGCAAAGTCGTTTCTTGTATAATTTGGACTATATTTATATAAGGGGATACTATTTTTCTGATATCACGATCATCTATGACTGGCATACGAAAATGGATTTTGATTTTGGTTGTAGCATTGTTTATATTGGCTCAATTGTCATCTTTGCTAAACTACAACATGGCTGAGAAAGCTTTCATATTGATTAGCTTTTTTGTAGTTACTTTTGGAATTTATATATCTATGGATAGAGTAAAAACCAAGATGATTCATTGGCTAGCTATTTGTTTTGGTGTATTTTTATGGTCAGTTTGTGATGCGCTGCGCGTGATGAATCAAGATGTATTATCACGGGATCATACCAGCTATGCTTATCTTGATGTGTTCTTTATGATACCTATGATTGCTATTTTGGCTGGAGTTAGTATATTCTTGTATTCAAAATTTGCAGATAGCAAAGAGAAATTAGCAATTGTCACTGATAGTGTAAGTGTTTTTTTATTAATTGGTATTTTAGTATATGGTGCCATAGAAAAAATAGATATTTTACTAATGATACAAGACGAGTCAAATATTGTTTTGATTTCAATTTTGGCAATAAATTTTCTTATACTTTTTGTAACTTTAAGCGAACTCTTTACAAGCAACTTACTTCGCATCAGAATTAGCGGTTTTTATTTAATAGCAGCAAGCATCTTATTCACGATGCTAAATTTATTTATTTTTTATAATCAAATTTCAAATACCGACTTTAGTTTTGAAATGGATTACTTGTATCTTGTACCGTTTGGCCTTTTAATGATAGGCGCTTTTCATCTAAAAAAAGAAAATAAATATGTCATGAGTGATGACAAAGGTATATCAATGGGTTCAAAATGGTTACCCTTGATAGCTGTTTTACCTTTGCTTGTTCATGGAAATTTTGCATCTTTTAGTACGCTTATAACATTATTTGTTTTAGTTGTGAATGCTTTGGTTAATTATTATATTAAAAGCTCTCTTGCTAGTAAAAAAATACTTGATTACGAAAAAAATCTTCATAAAGAGATGGAAAAATCAATGCATGAGCGAACAAACGAGCTTATGCTTGCGAATTTGAGACTTCAAGATATTTCAGAAAAAGATTATTTAACAGATCTTGGCAATAGAAATTTTATAGCAAATGAGCTTGATAAAATCTGCAAAAGGATTCATAGTAAAGAAGAGATTGCGATTTACTATATAGACATAAGTCATTTCAAAAACATAAATACATCTTATGGCCATGAGATGGGAGATAAAATTTTAAAATTAGTTGCAAAAAGGATACTTGAAGTTTGTAACAGGCAAGAGACTATCGCAAGAATTAGTGCTGATGAGTTTATAGTATTAGCAAGGATGGAATTAAACAGTCATACAAAACGTATGAATCTTGGTATTGCACTAAAAGATGCCATAGAAAAGCCAATTGAGCTAGAAAGATACCATTTTAGCATTAAGTGCGCTATAGGCATTCATGTTGTTACAAAAGAAAATGTCGCGAGTCCAAGAAGTATTATAAAAAATGCTGATATGGCAATGTATTACGCCAAGAAAAATCCGACATTAAATCCTATGATGTATAGCGACAAAATTAGTAAGGAAACGCATCTAAGCTCTAGCATTGAACTGGCCCTTAAAAAGTCAAATTTGCAAGAAGACTATCACATTTATTTTCAACCTATATTTGACATAAAAAATTCAAAGATGGTATGCGCTGAGGCACTTTTGAGATGGCAATCACAAGAATATGGACTAATGGATGCAAGAGATTTTATGAGCATAGCTAGCCTAAATAGTGAGATATTAGGCGATATCTGTACACTTGCTGTTTCAAAAACAATAGAACAAGCTGTTATGTGGAAAAGTAGTGGTCTAACGATTCCAAAAATAAGTATAAACGTAGCTCAAATCCAAAGCACCTCTGACAAATTTGTGAACGATTTTATGATCGCGTTACATTCTCACCATTTAAATCCAAAGCAATTTGAGCTAGAATTTAGTGAAGAAATCTGGAAAAACAATGAAGATACTCTTGATAAAATTTTCACTATTTTAAAGAAAAATGGTGTTGATGTTTGTATAGATGATTTTGGCTCTGGATATACGTCTTTTGTCTATATCAGAAAATATGGTATTAACCGAATAAAAATAGCAAGCGAATTTGTTACCCAAGCGCTTAATAGTAAAATTGATGCTCAGATCGTTGCAGCAATTATAAATTTGGCGAGATCTATGAAGATAAAAGTTAGCGCAAAAGGTGTAGAAAGGTCTGAAGATATAGAATTCTTAAAGAGACTTGAATGTAATGAGATGCAGGGATATTTCTTGTCATATCCAATGAGCACAGCTAATTTTGAGGATTTTATAAAACAAAATCCTCACATGGTGGCCGATATTTAAATTTCAGCCTTTATCTCTTCGTTTGATTTTACGACCATGCCTGAGCCATGTATCACGCTTGGGATACAGCTTGTGCAGATATCAACCTCTTCGCCGTTTTTGTGAGCGTGGATGAAAACTGCATTTTTATCATCGCTGCTTTTTAGTCCGCAAACGTTGCAAACTACTAGATCTTTCTCTCTCATCTTTTCTCCTTTGAAATTTTGGGTGATTTTACATCTTGTAAGCTTGCATTAAGATGATTTGGGTCAAGCTTGTCGCTTAAGCATTAATTGTTTTTTGTTATAATCATTTAAAATTTAAAAGGTTTAAAAATGGATGAAAGAACTATTGTTTTAGAGATGTTAAAGATGCAACAAAGCCTAAATGACGAGACAAACGGGCTTGGTTGGGAAAATGGCTATACAAATAAAAATAAACTCATAAGCTGGAGGCGCTGCATATATATGGAGTGCGCTGAGCTCATTGATAGCTTTGCTTGGAAGCACTGGAAGAGCATAGATGCTAAGACTGATGAGCAAAATTTACGTATCGAGGTTGTCGATATCTGGCACTTTATAATGAGCCTAGCGCTACAAATTTACAAGGCAAAACAGCTTGGTGATGTTGAGACATTAGCTGAGGATATCTGCCAGTCAAGTGGCTTTAGCGACTATTGCAAAGAGCCATTAAAGGTCGAAGATGAGAGCATTTATGAGATCATGAACGACGTTGAGATGCTCATACATGAGTGCAGTGGCTTTGACTATGACATCTTTGATATTTTTAAAATTTATTTCTCAATGTCTTTAAAATGTGGCGTAAATTTATACTCACTTTATGAGTGCTACATCGCTAAAAACGTACTAAATCGCTTCCGTCAAAATAATGGCTACAAAGAGGGTAGCTATAAGAAAATTTGGAACGGACGCGAAGATAACGAAGTAATGAGCGAAATTTTATCAAACGGCGTTAGTAAGATTGATGAAATTTACGCCGCACTTGAGCGTGAGTACAAAAAGGTAAAATGATAAATCTTCTTCGTCTTGGCTTTAAAGACTTTTTTACAGCCAAATTTATAACGCTATCTATATTACCGCTTTTTCTTAGCATTTGTAGCCTTGCGTGGCTTACGATCTGGGGCGGCGGCGAGATATTTGACTTTTTAAGTGACGGCGCTAAAAACGAAAATTTCGCCTTTTTAGAGTCAAACTCGACGCTATCTTTTATAGCTATTAAAATTTTAAGCTTTAGCGCTACAAAGTGGATAGTTAGCATACTTTTTTATGTTCTAAGCACCTTTTTAACGATCATCATTAGCATCGTGATCGCTCTAATCGTGGCTGGCTTTTTAACGCCAGTTGTAGCTAAAGAGATAAACAAAAGGCACTACAACTACGTGCTTAAAAGTGAGGCTAGCACGGCTAGAGTGCTAAAGGTGATGATGGTTGAGATCATGAAATTTCTTGGGATCTTGCTCGTTTGCTTGCCACTTTTGTTTGTACCGGTCTTAAATTTCTTCATCATCAACGTGCCGTTTTATTACATATACTATAAACTTTTACTCATAGACGTTGGCTCAAACACGCTTGATAGCGATAAATTTGAGCTAGCACTGCTTGAGGGTGGCGGGGTTAAATTTATAGTTTTTACGCTTTTATTTTATCTGATCTCGCTTGTGCCGCTTGTGGGGTTATTTTTTCAGCTTTATTTTGTGATAGTCTTGTCGCACCTCTTTTATCAAAGAGAGGCGCTAGTTAAAATTTAGAGCCAAAAAGCTCTAAATTTATGCGTAGTAAGATACTTTTTTGCTCTCATCAAGCAATGTGTCAAATAGCCTTTTTGTCGCACTTAGTAGATTTTTATTGGCATCATTTTTAGCTAAAAGTTCGTCAAACATTTTTAGCATATTGTCATTTATGAAATTTTTGTGATCCATATCTTTTGCGTCAGGCAACATCTGCTTGATCTTGTTTGAAAGCTCGCTTATGCTTTGGCTACTACCTGCGATCTTGTCGCCCTCTTTGACATTTTTCATAAACTCATCAACCTGTGGGCGAATTTGCTTCATCGCCTCTTCGATCTCTTTCATATCTTGCTTGTCTATACCGTTGCCTTTATAGGCAAACTCATAGCCGTATTCGTGCGTGAGAGTTAAGCTCCTTTGGCTTGAACTGCCATTTTTCTGGCTTGAAAACTCCAAACTTTTGTTGTCATACATAGAAAAACTTATCTCATCGCCTGAGCTAGTCTTCATCGAAAAGCTCATATTGTTGTAGCTTCCTTGAGAGTAAAAATTTGTTTGCATTTTAAATCCTTTTGAGGCTAAATCGGCAAATTTTTAATTTCATAAAGCAAAATTTTGTAAAATGTGTCAAAAAAGGACGGGCGATGTGTTGTTTTGGGACTAGGATCTTTTTGCTGATGCTTATCACTGTTTTAAGCTTTGTTTTTGCTAAGCTTTGCCCAGTTTTGCCAGTCGTTGGCTACTACTTGATACTTGCAAATTTGCTTGCCATTTTGATGTTTTCACTATTTTTTAAAGGGCTTTTGCCAAGCTTTGTAAAGGTAAATGCGATCCACTATTTTTCGCTAATTGGTGGCTTTTTTGGAGCATTTTTAACAATGCTTGCCTTCAAAAAGGTTGCAAAAGATAAATTTACTTTAATAGAGCTCATTATTTTTACGCTTTGGGTGCTGATAATCGCCATAGTCATCTTTAAATTTCAAACCATTCTTGACATTTTTAGGGGAATTTAGATGGATGAGAGGATAGTTAAATTTTTAAAAAAGATGCATCTTGCAAGTGTCAGCGCCATTGATGATGATGGGCAGCCTTACGCTTTTAGCGCGTTTTACGCCTTTGATGAGCTAAATTTTTGCCTTTTGCTAGCTAGCTGTGATGAGAGCTCGCATGTTAAATTTTTAAAAAACTCAAAGCTCGTTGCTGGCACGGTCGCTCTTGATACAAAGATCGTTGGTAAGATAGAGGGCGTGCAGTTTCAAGGAGCGATGAGTGAGGCTAGCGAAAGTGAGCGAGAAATTTACTTTAAAAGATTTTTTTATGCAAAAGCGATGGATCCAAAAATTTGGTCTATAAGCCTTGAAAAGGTTAAATTTACTAGCAACACTCTAGGTTTTGGCAAGAAAATAAAGTGGGAAAGAGGTGATAAAATTTAGACGTTAAGCTTACATAAGCTACAATCAGTTTAAAAACAAAAACCAAGGAGAATCTATGAAATTTAGCGGAAAAAACGTGCTAATAACAGGTGCAAGCAGAGGTATTGGCGCACAGATCGCAAAGACGCTTGCAAATATGGGCTTAAAAGTGTGGATAAACTACCGCTCAAAGCCTGAGATAGCAGACGCTTTGCAGGCTGAGATCGAGCAAAATGGCGGCAAGGCTGCGGTGATAAAATTTGACGCAACAGACGAAGATGAGTTTATAAAAGGTATAAATTTGATAGTCGATAGCGACGGCGAGCTAAGCTACCTCGTAAATAACGCCGGCATCACAAATGACAAGCTAGCGCTTCGCATGAAAACTAGCGAATTTACAGATGTGATAAATGCAAATTTAACTTCAGCTTTCATAGGATGTAGAGAGGCTTTAAAGGTGATGAGTAAAAAGCGCTTTGGAGCGGTCGTAAATGTCGCATCTATCGTTGGTGAGATGGGAAATGCTGGACAGGTGAATTATTCAGCCAGCAAGGGCGGACTAATCGCTATGAGTAAGAGCTTTGCAAAAGAGGGCGCAAGTAGAAATATCCGCTTTAACAGCGTAACTCCAGGCTTTATCGAGACTGATATGACGCATGGGCTAAGTGATGAGGTGAAAAAAACTTATAGCGATAATATCCCGCTAAAACGCTTTGGTAGCGCTAGCGAGGTGGCCGAGGCTGTGGCATTTTTACTAAGTGATCACGCAAGCTATGTGACTGGCGAGACGCTAAAAATAAACGGCGGACTTTATATGTAATGAAATTTCAACAAGTTTTGAAATTTAAAATAAATAAAAGCGTAAATATTATAAGATAACAGACATTTTTTATAAGGAGACCTTAAATGGCAGTATTTGAAGACGTAAGAGACGTAGTTGTAGAGCAACTAAGCGTAGATCCACAAGCGGTAAAACTAGAGTCTAAAATCATCGAAGATTTGGGCGCTGATTCACTTGACGTTGTAGAGCTAGTTATGGCTTTAGAAGAGAAATTTGAAGTAGAAATTCCTGATAGCGAAGCAGAGAAATTAGTAAGCATTCAAGACGTTGTAAATTATATAGAAAAACTAGGCAAATAATTTAAATTTGCATAGTTTGATTTAAGGAGATGTATTGAAACGAGTCGTTGTAACTGGTATTGGCATGATAAACGCACTTGGTCTTGATAAAGAGAGCTCTTTTAAGGCTATTTGCGAGGGTAAAACAGGTGTGAAAGAGATCACGAGCTTTGATGTAAGCGAATTCCCTGTTAAAATTGCTGCCGAGATAACTGATTTTGATCCAAATAGCATTTTAGACGGCAAAGAGGTGAAAAAAGTAGATCGTTTCATACAGCTTGGCATAAAAGCATCTAACGAAGCTATGGCTGATGCGAATTTTAAGGAGTTTGATGCTCATAAATTTGGTGTTAGCTCAGCTGCTGGTATAGGTGGTTTGCCAAATATTGAGAAAAACTCAATCACATATTTTGAAAAAGGTGTAAAGAGAATTTCGCCATTTTTCATCCCATCTGCACTTGTAAATATGCTAGGTGGCATAGTTTCAATAAATCACGGACTAAAAGGCCCAAATTTATCAAGCGTAACAGCTTGTGCAGCAAGCACTCATGCGATATCACAAGCTGCAAAATGCATAATGATCGGTCAAGCAACAAATATGCTAGTTATCGGTGCTGAGTCTACTATCTGTGGCGTTGGCATAGGTGGTTTTGCAGCGATGAAAGCACTCTCAACTAGAAATGATGAGCCAAGTAAGGCATCAAGGCCATTTGATGCAAACCGCGACGGCTTTGTAATGGGTGAGGGCGCTGGCGCACTTGTGCTTGAAGAGTACGAGTCGGCTGTCGCAAGAGGTGCTAAAATTTACGCTGAAGTAGTTGGATTTGGTGAGAGCGGAGATGCACACCACATCACATCACCAACACTTGAAGGTCCATTAAGCGCGATGAAACAAGCACTTGATATGGCAAAAGGTGTAAAGATAGACTATGTCAATGCACATGGTACTTCAACGCCAGTAAATGATAAAAACGAAACAGCTGCGTTAAAGGCTGTTTTTGGCGATAAGTGCCCACCAGTTAGCTCAACCAAAGGTCAGACTGGACACTGTTTAGGCGGTGCTGGTGCGATCGAAGCTGTCATATCTATAATGGCAATGAGAGATGGCATCATCCCTCCA is a window of Campylobacter concisus DNA encoding:
- the dut gene encoding dUTPase produces the protein MDERTIVLEMLKMQQSLNDETNGLGWENGYTNKNKLISWRRCIYMECAELIDSFAWKHWKSIDAKTDEQNLRIEVVDIWHFIMSLALQIYKAKQLGDVETLAEDICQSSGFSDYCKEPLKVEDESIYEIMNDVEMLIHECSGFDYDIFDIFKIYFSMSLKCGVNLYSLYECYIAKNVLNRFRQNNGYKEGSYKKIWNGREDNEVMSEILSNGVSKIDEIYAALEREYKKVK
- the acpP gene encoding acyl carrier protein; the encoded protein is MAVFEDVRDVVVEQLSVDPQAVKLESKIIEDLGADSLDVVELVMALEEKFEVEIPDSEAEKLVSIQDVVNYIEKLGK
- a CDS encoding EI24 domain-containing protein, with amino-acid sequence MINLLRLGFKDFFTAKFITLSILPLFLSICSLAWLTIWGGGEIFDFLSDGAKNENFAFLESNSTLSFIAIKILSFSATKWIVSILFYVLSTFLTIIISIVIALIVAGFLTPVVAKEINKRHYNYVLKSEASTARVLKVMMVEIMKFLGILLVCLPLLFVPVLNFFIINVPFYYIYYKLLLIDVGSNTLDSDKFELALLEGGGVKFIVFTLLFYLISLVPLVGLFFQLYFVIVLSHLFYQREALVKI
- a CDS encoding putative bifunctional diguanylate cyclase/phosphodiesterase; translated protein: MAEKAFILISFFVVTFGIYISMDRVKTKMIHWLAICFGVFLWSVCDALRVMNQDVLSRDHTSYAYLDVFFMIPMIAILAGVSIFLYSKFADSKEKLAIVTDSVSVFLLIGILVYGAIEKIDILLMIQDESNIVLISILAINFLILFVTLSELFTSNLLRIRISGFYLIAASILFTMLNLFIFYNQISNTDFSFEMDYLYLVPFGLLMIGAFHLKKENKYVMSDDKGISMGSKWLPLIAVLPLLVHGNFASFSTLITLFVLVVNALVNYYIKSSLASKKILDYEKNLHKEMEKSMHERTNELMLANLRLQDISEKDYLTDLGNRNFIANELDKICKRIHSKEEIAIYYIDISHFKNINTSYGHEMGDKILKLVAKRILEVCNRQETIARISADEFIVLARMELNSHTKRMNLGIALKDAIEKPIELERYHFSIKCAIGIHVVTKENVASPRSIIKNADMAMYYAKKNPTLNPMMYSDKISKETHLSSSIELALKKSNLQEDYHIYFQPIFDIKNSKMVCAEALLRWQSQEYGLMDARDFMSIASLNSEILGDICTLAVSKTIEQAVMWKSSGLTIPKISINVAQIQSTSDKFVNDFMIALHSHHLNPKQFELEFSEEIWKNNEDTLDKIFTILKKNGVDVCIDDFGSGYTSFVYIRKYGINRIKIASEFVTQALNSKIDAQIVAAIINLARSMKIKVSAKGVERSEDIEFLKRLECNEMQGYFLSYPMSTANFEDFIKQNPHMVADI
- a CDS encoding YcxB family protein; translation: MKCNIVINGQNLIDYKSFILFFSKAARKQYFINTFMIFTEAIIAGFVVDMLLKSKIFTIIGVIFGIFWIIFYPIFLKKTRIAALKKIEVSDLEKQMVFEVNEDFIAYYENEPKENEKFSLDKVSEIYELKNIFIVFLSEKIHLIIPKDDITSKSINNLAKFCNKYILKFEDFSSQTILQ
- a CDS encoding ATP/GTP-binding protein translates to MQTNFYSQGSYNNMSFSMKTSSGDEISFSMYDNKSLEFSSQKNGSSSQRSLTLTHEYGYEFAYKGNGIDKQDMKEIEEAMKQIRPQVDEFMKNVKEGDKIAGSSQSISELSNKIKQMLPDAKDMDHKNFINDNMLKMFDELLAKNDANKNLLSATKRLFDTLLDESKKVSYYA
- a CDS encoding beta-ketoacyl-ACP synthase II, which encodes MKRVVVTGIGMINALGLDKESSFKAICEGKTGVKEITSFDVSEFPVKIAAEITDFDPNSILDGKEVKKVDRFIQLGIKASNEAMADANFKEFDAHKFGVSSAAGIGGLPNIEKNSITYFEKGVKRISPFFIPSALVNMLGGIVSINHGLKGPNLSSVTACAASTHAISQAAKCIMIGQATNMLVIGAESTICGVGIGGFAAMKALSTRNDEPSKASRPFDANRDGFVMGEGAGALVLEEYESAVARGAKIYAEVVGFGESGDAHHITSPTLEGPLSAMKQALDMAKGVKIDYVNAHGTSTPVNDKNETAALKAVFGDKCPPVSSTKGQTGHCLGGAGAIEAVISIMAMRDGIIPPTINYETPDPDCDLDYVPNKARKADIKAVMSNSFGFGGTNGVVIFKKLD
- the fabG gene encoding 3-oxoacyl-ACP reductase FabG; this encodes MKFSGKNVLITGASRGIGAQIAKTLANMGLKVWINYRSKPEIADALQAEIEQNGGKAAVIKFDATDEDEFIKGINLIVDSDGELSYLVNNAGITNDKLALRMKTSEFTDVINANLTSAFIGCREALKVMSKKRFGAVVNVASIVGEMGNAGQVNYSASKGGLIAMSKSFAKEGASRNIRFNSVTPGFIETDMTHGLSDEVKKTYSDNIPLKRFGSASEVAEAVAFLLSDHASYVTGETLKINGGLYM